In Nitrosococcus oceani ATCC 19707, the following proteins share a genomic window:
- the rpmF gene encoding 50S ribosomal protein L32: MAVQQNKKTPSKRGMRRAHDVLKKPTFSVDFSSGETHRRHHVTPDGYYRGKKVIFSKDENEEENE; this comes from the coding sequence ATGGCTGTTCAGCAAAATAAAAAAACCCCTTCTAAACGAGGTATGCGCCGCGCTCACGATGTGTTAAAGAAGCCGACTTTTTCTGTGGATTTTTCCTCTGGAGAGACTCATCGTCGGCACCACGTTACACCGGATGGCTACTACCGGGGAAAAAAGGTTATTTTCAGTAAAGACGAAAACGAAGAAGAAAACGAATAA
- a CDS encoding YceD family protein, producing MPMNLLDHVSPWQLAQSGQRIQGQVPFTCIPRLGSELLDKEGFAEAELSFSCYRESRCFVQGHVKARLRLTCQRCLQPVDIVIDTQIQLELMVSETEIYYWHENYEQWIVKPEETASLWRLVEEELLLALPIAVSHPPGECSEIAIPDQNKPNPFYVLKDIETKG from the coding sequence ATGCCAATGAATTTATTGGATCACGTATCACCTTGGCAATTGGCTCAATCAGGTCAACGGATTCAAGGACAGGTACCGTTTACCTGTATACCACGATTAGGATCAGAACTTTTAGATAAAGAAGGATTTGCCGAGGCTGAGCTATCGTTTAGCTGTTATAGAGAAAGCCGCTGTTTTGTTCAAGGGCACGTCAAAGCGCGGTTACGATTGACCTGCCAACGGTGTTTGCAGCCAGTAGATATTGTAATTGATACTCAGATACAGCTTGAGTTAATGGTAAGTGAAACAGAAATTTATTATTGGCATGAGAATTATGAGCAGTGGATCGTAAAACCAGAAGAAACCGCATCTCTATGGCGCTTGGTAGAAGAAGAATTGCTTTTGGCGCTACCAATCGCAGTTAGCCATCCGCCTGGTGAGTGTTCTGAGATAGCAATCCCGGATCAGAATAAACCGAATCCCTTTTATGTTCTTAAAGATATCGAAACTAAAGGATAG
- a CDS encoding beta-ketoacyl-ACP synthase III — MSYARIIGTGGFLPERVLTNADLERLVDTSDRWIWERTGIKERHVAEPDQTACDLAELAAWKAIEAAAIAPQEIDLIIVATTTPDRIFPSTACLLQQRLDIHDSAAFDIQAVCTGFVYALSVAEKFIRTGSARTALVVGTETLSRIIDWNDRTTCVLFGDGAGAVVLQASPEPGILSTHLHADGSYHQLLTVPAGISEAYERVKQGEAFIQMKGNEVFKIAVRTLERMVEETLAANHMSQQEIDWLIPHQANIRIIAATAKKLNLPMERVVVTVDTHGNTSAASVPLALDIAVRDGRIKRGDTLLLEAFGGGFTWGSALLIY; from the coding sequence TTGAGCTATGCTCGTATCATAGGAACCGGAGGGTTTCTTCCAGAAAGAGTACTCACCAACGCTGATTTAGAGCGCTTGGTGGATACCTCTGATCGATGGATCTGGGAACGAACTGGAATTAAAGAGCGGCATGTGGCAGAACCTGATCAAACCGCTTGTGATCTTGCCGAATTAGCAGCTTGGAAAGCTATAGAAGCGGCAGCCATTGCACCTCAAGAGATTGATCTTATTATCGTGGCAACTACCACGCCTGATCGAATTTTTCCCAGCACGGCCTGTCTACTTCAACAGCGGTTAGATATTCATGATTCTGCTGCTTTTGATATTCAAGCTGTTTGTACCGGCTTTGTTTATGCCTTGAGCGTAGCCGAGAAATTTATTCGTACTGGTAGCGCCCGAACCGCCTTAGTTGTGGGTACCGAAACCTTATCTCGCATCATCGATTGGAATGATCGCACCACTTGTGTGCTGTTTGGTGATGGGGCTGGGGCGGTAGTACTTCAGGCTAGCCCGGAACCAGGAATTCTTTCAACCCATCTTCATGCTGATGGCAGCTACCATCAGCTATTGACAGTGCCTGCGGGCATTTCCGAGGCTTACGAACGAGTGAAGCAGGGAGAGGCTTTCATTCAGATGAAAGGAAATGAAGTCTTCAAGATAGCGGTTCGTACTCTAGAGCGCATGGTTGAGGAGACGTTAGCAGCTAACCATATGAGTCAGCAGGAAATTGATTGGCTTATTCCCCACCAAGCCAATATCCGGATCATTGCTGCTACCGCTAAGAAATTGAATCTTCCTATGGAACGGGTCGTCGTTACTGTTGATACCCATGGCAATACTTCCGCTGCTTCAGTCCCACTAGCCCTCGATATAGCGGTCCGTGATGGGCGAATCAAACGGGGAGATACTCTATTACTTGAAGCCTTTGGCGGCGGCTTTACCTGGGGTTCCGCTCTGTTAATATACTGA
- the plsX gene encoding phosphate acyltransferase PlsX, whose translation MSVTIALDAMGGDHGPQVVVPAALKVLAEMINVKLILIGDRDLLNGLVAIHRGELGTRLTIQHASQKVEMDEAPSQALRAKKDSSMRIAINLVKSRKADACVSAGNTGALMAIARFVLKTLPGIDRPAIVSALPTIRGHCYMLDLGANVDSSAQNLYQFALMGSVLASAIDNIKEPSVGLLNIGSEIIKGNERIKEAGRMLSQSHLNYVGFVEGNDVYEGCVDVVVCDGFVGNVALKSSEGVARMVRHYLRESFQRNYLTRFAGFLALPVLKAFHQRMDPRRYNGANLLGLNGVVIKSHGGADITAFAHAIRIAVIEARKDVPQHISAHLEPWLSEGQVV comes from the coding sequence TTGAGTGTTACCATCGCGCTAGATGCAATGGGGGGCGATCATGGCCCCCAGGTAGTTGTTCCTGCCGCACTTAAAGTGCTTGCCGAAATGATTAATGTAAAGTTAATTCTAATCGGTGATCGAGATCTATTAAATGGTTTAGTGGCGATACATCGGGGAGAATTGGGAACACGTTTGACTATCCAGCATGCCTCGCAGAAAGTTGAAATGGATGAAGCACCTTCGCAAGCTTTACGGGCCAAAAAAGATTCCTCCATGCGAATAGCTATTAATTTGGTTAAGAGCAGAAAGGCTGATGCCTGCGTAAGTGCTGGTAATACTGGTGCCTTGATGGCCATTGCTCGCTTTGTGCTCAAGACTTTACCGGGGATTGATCGACCAGCGATTGTTTCAGCTTTGCCCACCATCCGGGGACACTGCTATATGCTAGACTTAGGCGCTAATGTAGATTCAAGCGCTCAGAATTTGTACCAATTTGCCTTGATGGGATCGGTATTGGCCAGTGCTATTGATAATATTAAAGAACCTTCGGTAGGGTTGCTAAATATCGGCTCGGAAATTATAAAAGGGAATGAGCGGATCAAGGAGGCAGGCCGCATGCTTTCCCAGAGTCATTTGAACTATGTGGGGTTTGTAGAAGGAAATGATGTCTACGAAGGTTGTGTTGATGTGGTTGTCTGCGATGGTTTCGTGGGTAACGTGGCGTTGAAATCCAGCGAAGGGGTCGCTCGAATGGTACGCCATTATCTCCGGGAGTCATTCCAACGCAATTATCTTACTCGCTTTGCAGGCTTTCTTGCTTTACCGGTGCTCAAAGCTTTCCACCAGCGAATGGACCCCCGGCGTTATAATGGAGCTAACTTACTAGGACTTAATGGGGTGGTTATTAAAAGTCATGGAGGAGCGGATATAACGGCCTTTGCCCATGCCATTCGCATTGCTGTGATTGAGGCACGTAAAGATGTGCCCCAACATATCAGTGCCCATTTAGAGCCATGGTTATCGGAAGGACAAGTGGTTTGA